GCATGATGTCAGCTTTGAAATGCACAAAGCAGAGATCCTGGGCATTGCCGGCATATCCGGAAATGGGCAGAGAGAACTGGCGGAGGCCATATACGGAGCGCGGAAGCTGCAGAGCGGTATCCTGAGCGCAAATGAAGAGGATATCTCCTCAACAGATATTGCGCATAGAATCCGGTTGGGGATGCGAATGGTGACTGAGGATCCCATTCGCGACAACGTTGTTCCGACGTTTTCGATTCTGGAAAACATGGCGCTGGTCGGCCTGGATCCGATTTACCGCCATGGTGATATGGACTGGCAGGCAATGCGCAGTCAGCTGCAGACACATTCTGAGGTCAAGACCCTCCGGGTCCCACAGGCAGAAAGAATTGCCGGGACACTTTCTGGCGGCAATCTGCAGCGAATGACGTTTGCCCGTGCCGTTATCTCTAGACCGCGCCTGTTAATTGCCAGTTATCCAAGCCGGGGACTGGACATCGCCACAGTACACGCAGTCCACAAGACACTGTTCCGGCTGAAAAAACAGGGCGTGGGTACGATCCTGATTTCCGAAGATATCTCGGAGCTGTTCACGATGTGCGACCGGATCCTGGTCCTGTCTTCTCACACTGCGTTTGGACCGTACTGTGTAGACGCGTGTACGCCGAATGAGATCGGAAAAATTATGCTTCAAGGAGAGAACGCACATGAATAAGGCACAAAAGAAGCCGCTGCAACTTCAAGACAGCTTGGCAGTTAGGATCCTGATCTGCGTCCTGTTTCCTCTGATCGCGTTTGCCGGGCTGCTCCTGTCGCAGGGCAAATCGCCGCTTGTGGCGTATCAGACCATCATTACATCTATTTTTGGTTCGGCTTACGGCTTTGGCGAAGTAATTGTCCGTGCGTCGTATCTGATCCTGACGGGTCTTGCGGCAAGCATTCCGGCCCGTGTTGGCCTGGCCAACGCAGGCGGAGAAGGCCAGATGGCGATTGCCGCTCTCGGAACCGCTGTTGCCGGAAGCACAGTGCTGGCAAATCTGCCCGGTGTTATCGGAATCCCGCTGATGCTGCTGGTTGGTATGATCTGCGGGGCTTTGTATGCAGGCGTCGGTGTTTTTCTGAAGCAGAAGCTTGCAATGAACGAGATCCTGACGACAATCCTTATGAACTATGTTGCGACCTACCTGATCTCTGCCATGCTGTTTGGCAGCCTTCGCGATCCAAATGGATGGAATTACCCGCAGACGGTAGAAATTGCGCCCCAGCTGCGTTTTCACACCTTTTTTGGAACAAGAATGAACGCCGGTATCTTTGTCGCGATTGCCATGGCAGGCTTGACCTGGTATATCATCTATCATACAAGAGTGGGGTTTGCGGTGCGTACGATCGGCGGAAACCAGATGGCTGCACGTTACGCAGGCATACAAGTGAGAAAAATACAGACCTGGGTGTTCTTGTTCGCGGGTGCACTTGCCGGCCTTGCCGGCGCGGTCATGGTCGTCGGCGTCGAGGGCCGTGTGCGGATCAGTGCGGGCGAGACCATGGGCTTTATGGGCTTCCTTGCTGCAGGAATGGCTGGAAACAACCC
The genomic region above belongs to Vescimonas coprocola and contains:
- a CDS encoding ABC transporter permease — translated: MNKAQKKPLQLQDSLAVRILICVLFPLIAFAGLLLSQGKSPLVAYQTIITSIFGSAYGFGEVIVRASYLILTGLAASIPARVGLANAGGEGQMAIAALGTAVAGSTVLANLPGVIGIPLMLLVGMICGALYAGVGVFLKQKLAMNEILTTILMNYVATYLISAMLFGSLRDPNGWNYPQTVEIAPQLRFHTFFGTRMNAGIFVAIAMAGLTWYIIYHTRVGFAVRTIGGNQMAARYAGIQVRKIQTWVFLFAGALAGLAGAVMVVGVEGRVRISAGETMGFMGFLAAGMAGNNPLLLILSALLIGGLTVAGNGMEINTGLPAATMQILIMLVLLTIMTVGGKRKA